Proteins from one Bacteroides mediterraneensis genomic window:
- a CDS encoding relaxase/mobilization nuclease domain-containing protein — MIGKISKGAGFKGCVNYVLGKPEARLLAAEGVLTDSIQAITDCFQAQRMIKPNIRQPVGHISLSYAPEDAPRMTDEMLVSLAKEYMQKMGIRDTQYIIVRHNDQKHPHVHIVFNRVNNNGRTISDKNDCYRNVKVCKELKEKYGLYFGKGKDRVRTHRLKGNDKTKYEIYYAVKNSLSKSNSWKLFISELSRQGIKTEFKYRGRSDVIQGLSFTKDGITFKASDIDRSFSYSKLDRMLGETNNQYQQNIGMVTNGNQPVMQYENTYNSGSNVVESIVGAFGGLFNPTPNYTDENAEAAFQRKLKKKKKRRINW, encoded by the coding sequence ATGATTGGAAAAATAAGTAAGGGAGCGGGATTTAAAGGATGTGTCAATTATGTATTGGGTAAGCCGGAAGCAAGACTTCTGGCTGCCGAAGGAGTATTAACGGACAGCATTCAGGCCATTACGGACTGTTTTCAAGCTCAGCGGATGATAAAACCGAATATCCGTCAGCCTGTGGGACATATCTCGCTCAGCTATGCACCTGAGGACGCTCCGAGAATGACGGATGAGATGCTGGTAAGTCTGGCAAAGGAGTATATGCAGAAAATGGGAATCAGAGATACCCAATATATCATTGTCCGGCACAATGACCAGAAGCATCCGCATGTTCATATTGTTTTCAACCGAGTGAATAACAACGGACGCACTATCAGTGACAAGAACGACTGTTACCGGAATGTCAAAGTCTGTAAGGAATTGAAAGAGAAGTATGGACTTTATTTTGGTAAAGGAAAGGATAGGGTACGGACTCACCGTCTGAAAGGAAATGATAAAACGAAGTATGAGATTTACTATGCGGTCAAGAACTCGTTAAGCAAATCCAATAGCTGGAAGCTGTTCATATCGGAATTATCCAGGCAGGGAATAAAAACGGAATTCAAATATAGAGGAAGAAGCGATGTCATACAGGGCTTGTCATTTACTAAAGACGGTATTACGTTCAAGGCTTCGGACATTGACAGGAGTTTCAGTTATTCCAAGTTGGACAGAATGTTGGGAGAAACCAATAACCAATACCAACAGAATATCGGAATGGTAACTAACGGCAACCAACCTGTGATGCAGTATGAGAATACCTATAATTCAGGCAGTAATGTAGTAGAAAGCATTGTCGGGGCATTTGGTGGATTGTTCAACCCTACCCCCAATTATACCGATGAAAATGCGGAAGCAGCCTTTCAGCGGAAATTGAAAAAGAAGAAAAAGAGAAGGATAAATTGGTAA
- a CDS encoding MobC family plasmid mobilization relaxosome protein — translation MEKDKQQSRQTKRNKVRVVSARFTDIEYQAVEKRRKDAGVSLSRFVHSVLLTGKVVQRISKADADVLRKLAGEANNINQLAHKANAGGFAGVATELMLLKKKIVQIIKQLSDDWKNK, via the coding sequence ATGGAAAAAGATAAACAACAATCACGGCAGACCAAGCGCAACAAGGTGCGTGTGGTCAGCGCAAGATTTACAGATATTGAGTACCAAGCGGTAGAGAAACGCAGGAAAGATGCAGGAGTTTCACTCAGTAGGTTCGTCCACTCCGTATTGCTTACGGGTAAAGTAGTACAGCGCATCAGCAAGGCGGATGCGGACGTGTTGCGGAAACTTGCTGGAGAAGCCAATAACATCAACCAGCTTGCCCATAAAGCCAATGCCGGAGGATTTGCTGGCGTAGCAACAGAACTTATGCTGTTGAAGAAAAAGATAGTACAAATCATTAAACAGTTGTCCGATGATTGGAAAAATAAGTAA
- a CDS encoding toprim domain-containing protein, producing MTIEEAKNIKLEDYLHSLGYNPVKRQGMNLWYKSPFREETDASFKVNTEINKWFDFGLGKGGNILTLASVLYCSESVPYLLRQIEEQAPHICPVSFSFQKQSPTEPSFQRMEVKPLESPVLLSYLRERGINTELAKRECCEVHFENNGKHYYAVGFPNVRGGYEIRNKYFKGCIAPKDISHIRHTNRQNEVCYVFEGFMDYLSFLTLRLDSCPQYPEFDKQDYMVLNSVSNVSKAFYPLGNYLRIHCFFDNDRAGMEAILQIRKEYGSTINIRDASHLYSGCKDLNEYLCKRNPLREKKFIQTSVPKKSKGRSL from the coding sequence ATGACAATAGAAGAAGCAAAGAATATTAAACTGGAAGATTATTTGCATAGTTTGGGGTATAATCCGGTCAAACGACAGGGAATGAACCTTTGGTATAAATCACCATTTAGAGAGGAAACAGACGCATCGTTTAAGGTGAATACCGAAATCAATAAGTGGTTTGACTTCGGACTGGGTAAGGGAGGTAATATACTTACCTTGGCTTCGGTACTGTATTGTTCCGAAAGTGTACCTTACCTTTTGCGTCAGATTGAGGAACAGGCTCCGCATATTTGTCCCGTTTCCTTTTCTTTTCAAAAGCAGTCTCCTACAGAACCGAGTTTTCAACGTATGGAAGTGAAACCTTTGGAATCACCAGTTCTGCTTTCCTATCTGCGTGAAAGGGGGATTAATACGGAACTTGCGAAAAGAGAATGTTGCGAAGTACATTTCGAGAACAACGGTAAGCATTACTATGCAGTCGGGTTCCCTAATGTGCGTGGAGGGTATGAAATACGGAACAAGTATTTCAAGGGGTGTATTGCTCCCAAGGACATCAGTCATATTCGGCATACGAACAGGCAGAATGAAGTCTGTTATGTCTTTGAAGGATTTATGGATTATCTTTCTTTCTTGACACTGAGATTGGACAGTTGTCCTCAATATCCGGAATTTGACAAACAAGACTATATGGTACTGAATTCTGTATCGAATGTTTCCAAGGCTTTTTATCCGTTGGGAAATTATCTGCGCATTCATTGCTTTTTTGATAACGACCGTGCAGGGATGGAAGCCATTCTGCAAATCCGAAAAGAGTATGGTAGTACCATCAATATCCGTGACGCATCACATCTGTATAGTGGATGCAAGGATTTGAATGAGTACTTGTGTAAACGGAATCCTCTCCGAGAAAAGAAATTCATACAAACATCAGTGCCCAAGAAGTCGAAAGGCAGGAGTCTGTAG
- a CDS encoding primase-helicase family protein — MSTDETLRNESPFVRVGTTLYKIVNQPRLNGGYVKKRIVWNNETLRQDYGKDYLANVPKYDGFCTVPDHVNYRQVIDNFLNLYEPIGHQPKEGDFSHIQALLHHIFGEQYELGMDYLQLLYLQPVQKLPILLLVSEERNTGKSTFLNFLKAMFRNNVTFNTNEDFRSQFNSDWAGKLIIVVDEVLLNRREDSERLKNLSTTLSYKVEAKGKDRDEIAFFAKFVLCSNNERLPVIIDPGETRYWVRKIHHLENDDTHFLQKLIEEIPAFLYFLQHRTLTTQNVSRMWFSPKQTETAALLKIIRCNKSKYEVEVAELIKEIMECMEIDSFSFCLNDLLILLNLSQVRIDKHWLRKIVTEDWKLTPAPNGLSYTTYLFACNKERRFEPIRRVGRYYTITRKQLDEF; from the coding sequence ATGAGTACGGATGAAACATTGAGAAATGAGAGCCCGTTTGTCCGGGTTGGTACGACACTCTACAAAATAGTGAACCAACCTCGTTTGAACGGTGGTTACGTAAAGAAGCGTATTGTCTGGAACAATGAAACACTTCGTCAGGATTATGGTAAAGATTATCTGGCAAATGTCCCTAAATATGACGGCTTTTGTACTGTACCTGACCATGTGAACTACCGTCAAGTGATAGATAATTTTCTGAATCTGTATGAACCGATAGGACACCAGCCAAAAGAAGGAGATTTCTCTCATATTCAAGCTTTACTGCACCATATTTTCGGTGAGCAATACGAATTGGGAATGGATTATTTGCAACTCCTTTATTTGCAGCCTGTTCAGAAATTGCCGATTCTGTTGTTAGTATCGGAAGAACGAAATACGGGAAAGAGTACGTTCCTAAACTTCCTGAAAGCTATGTTCCGCAATAATGTAACCTTTAATACGAATGAAGATTTCCGCAGTCAGTTCAATTCGGATTGGGCAGGGAAACTCATCATTGTAGTGGATGAGGTATTGCTGAACCGCAGGGAGGATTCGGAACGGTTGAAAAATCTGAGTACAACTTTATCCTATAAAGTGGAAGCAAAAGGCAAAGACCGTGATGAGATTGCCTTCTTTGCCAAGTTTGTGCTTTGTTCAAATAACGAAAGACTTCCTGTAATTATCGACCCGGGAGAAACACGGTATTGGGTAAGGAAGATTCATCATTTGGAAAATGACGATACACACTTCTTACAGAAACTGATTGAGGAGATTCCGGCATTCCTTTACTTTTTGCAACATCGGACACTGACCACTCAAAATGTGAGCCGTATGTGGTTTTCACCGAAACAGACGGAAACAGCGGCTTTATTGAAAATCATACGCTGCAACAAAAGTAAATACGAGGTGGAAGTTGCAGAACTGATAAAGGAAATCATGGAGTGTATGGAAATAGACAGTTTTTCTTTTTGTCTGAATGACCTGCTTATCCTGCTGAATCTTTCTCAGGTCAGAATTGACAAGCATTGGTTAAGGAAAATTGTGACCGAAGATTGGAAACTGACTCCAGCTCCGAACGGATTGAGTTATACCACTTATCTGTTTGCCTGTAACAAAGAAAGGAGATTTGAACCAATCAGACGGGTAGGACGCTATTACACCATTACCAGAAAACAACTGGATGAATTCTAA
- a CDS encoding helix-turn-helix domain-containing protein yields MANIIVATEEQIQEAVFNAVSKFFSGNQQAVPSSDLPDTLSMPNALKVLEDNGFPTSKAKLYKMTSQEQIPFMKYGNKLVFSRKALIEWAHKQLVSNSSEGCDSAANIQKCFKRKR; encoded by the coding sequence ATGGCAAATATCATTGTCGCAACAGAGGAGCAGATTCAAGAAGCTGTATTCAATGCGGTTTCAAAATTCTTTTCAGGAAATCAACAGGCAGTACCTAGTTCCGATTTACCTGATACGTTAAGTATGCCCAATGCCTTGAAAGTGCTGGAGGATAACGGCTTTCCGACTTCAAAAGCGAAATTATACAAAATGACTTCGCAGGAACAGATACCCTTTATGAAGTATGGAAACAAACTTGTTTTTTCTCGGAAGGCTCTTATTGAATGGGCACACAAGCAATTGGTTTCTAACAGCAGTGAAGGTTGTGATTCCGCGGCCAACATTCAGAAATGTTTTAAACGTAAACGCTAA
- a CDS encoding RNA-binding domain-containing protein has protein sequence MLSTDKIKDLLSHGENKQVEFKKCTDKVSASVYETVCSFLNAEGGYIFLGVDDDGTILGINPKCVTDMTKSIINTLNNPEQFLPPMPITPEQTEIDGKIILYLNVPESEQVHRYKNRFYDRWGDADNDVSKHTYLVKNMFMRKEKESSENEVFPDVTLGDMDEESFKIMRSHISIHNSNHPWLSMTNEEFLKSLFWGKQRGTNREGYKLAAILLFGKEQTILNCCPWHRTDAIYRSISYERFLHPLPTDPDIRYNDRDMICVNLIQSYIRLLNFVQRNMPDKFRLADNGIDRLDLRVMIFREVISNTLLHREYISSYTNKFLIFRDRVITENWTKPFQTGDIDINDWRTRTKNPLITKVFREMKWAEELGSGQKNIRKYAPLYFENSEIEIHSGEEFVFSITYRDPKEFEFAENIPTSHRQVGTKSALSWQQVGTKVALSQKEIKTILETCLLENSLTQIIALFNFSDRTKFKRKYINPLIAEGLLAMTVPDKPNSRLQKYYTTEKGKLLLCQDESN, from the coding sequence ATGTTATCAACAGATAAAATAAAGGACTTGCTTTCGCATGGTGAGAATAAGCAAGTAGAATTTAAGAAATGCACGGATAAGGTTTCGGCTTCCGTATATGAAACGGTATGTTCTTTTCTGAATGCAGAGGGAGGATATATCTTTTTAGGGGTGGATGATGATGGTACAATATTGGGAATTAACCCTAAATGCGTAACAGATATGACCAAAAGTATTATCAATACGCTGAATAATCCTGAACAGTTTCTTCCTCCAATGCCAATTACGCCGGAGCAGACAGAGATAGACGGTAAGATTATCCTGTATCTGAATGTGCCGGAGAGTGAACAGGTACATAGATATAAAAACCGTTTTTACGACCGTTGGGGTGATGCAGACAATGATGTGTCAAAGCATACTTATCTGGTTAAGAACATGTTCATGCGAAAAGAAAAGGAATCTTCCGAGAATGAAGTATTTCCCGATGTAACATTGGGAGATATGGATGAAGAATCGTTCAAGATTATGCGTAGCCACATTTCCATTCATAACTCCAATCATCCGTGGCTGAGCATGACAAATGAAGAATTCCTGAAAAGTCTGTTCTGGGGTAAACAACGGGGAACAAATAGGGAAGGATATAAGTTGGCTGCCATTCTTTTATTTGGCAAGGAACAGACTATTCTAAATTGTTGTCCGTGGCATCGTACGGATGCCATTTATCGTAGCATATCTTACGAGCGTTTCTTGCATCCGCTTCCGACTGACCCTGATATTCGTTACAATGACCGGGATATGATATGCGTAAATTTGATTCAGTCATATATCCGTTTGCTGAATTTTGTGCAACGTAACATGCCTGATAAGTTCCGTTTGGCAGATAATGGTATAGACCGTTTGGATTTACGGGTAATGATATTCAGAGAAGTAATTTCAAATACCCTTCTGCACCGTGAATATATCAGTTCATATACCAATAAGTTTCTCATATTCCGTGACCGGGTCATAACGGAGAATTGGACGAAACCTTTCCAAACAGGGGATATAGATATAAATGACTGGCGTACCCGTACAAAGAATCCGCTAATAACAAAGGTATTCCGTGAAATGAAATGGGCTGAGGAGCTTGGATCTGGACAGAAAAATATTCGGAAATATGCTCCGTTATACTTTGAAAACTCTGAGATAGAGATTCATAGTGGAGAGGAGTTTGTCTTTTCCATTACTTATCGCGACCCTAAAGAATTTGAGTTTGCAGAAAATATACCGACAAGTCACCGACAAGTCGGCACTAAGTCGGCACTAAGTTGGCAGCAAGTCGGCACTAAGGTAGCATTAAGTCAAAAGGAGATAAAAACTATATTGGAAACATGCTTGCTCGAAAATTCTTTAACTCAGATTATTGCTTTATTCAATTTTAGTGATAGAACAAAGTTTAAGAGGAAATATATAAACCCTCTGATTGCAGAAGGATTGTTGGCAATGACTGTTCCTGATAAGCCTAACAGCCGTTTGCAGAAATATTATACCACAGAAAAAGGAAAATTACTACTATGCCAAGACGAAAGCAATTGA
- a CDS encoding site-specific integrase, with protein sequence MAHYKFMLLEYNAGKDGKTAVTLRITKDRKRKYIKTGLLATPEQWNTANDRFVTDKKLVPKYKEYNAKLSEIETRVNAVFRDFEVDGIDWTLNQFEDAFVGKISKGNVKDYFNTVITTLKETGHVGNSVCYSRTLHMLELFDNKFDKKVFSEIDIKYVKAFDVFLQKRECKGNTRKFYFKALRAILNKAIQDKEASESTYPFGKGGFNVAALEEETAKRYLPHEDMDKLKHTVVESPAQELARRLFLFSYYCYGISFIDAALLTKKNIVRYNGGNYIVYKRNKTKEAKKVKPIQIKITPEIQELMDWFAAHTILVEDYLLPIVSIAGYKGERLYNHIRSRFGRNNKNLANLAQTLGITDMKLTSYVSRHTMAMTLQDNQVPREVISQILGHSDLATTNTYLDSFASSVIDEAVKVL encoded by the coding sequence ATGGCACATTATAAATTCATGTTGTTAGAGTATAATGCAGGCAAGGATGGAAAAACGGCTGTAACTTTACGCATTACTAAAGACAGAAAGCGAAAGTACATTAAAACAGGTTTGCTTGCAACTCCTGAGCAGTGGAATACTGCCAACGATCGTTTTGTTACTGACAAGAAACTTGTGCCTAAATACAAGGAGTATAATGCGAAGCTGTCTGAAATAGAAACTCGTGTAAATGCGGTCTTTCGTGATTTTGAGGTTGATGGTATTGACTGGACCTTGAATCAATTTGAAGATGCTTTTGTGGGGAAAATTTCGAAAGGCAATGTGAAAGATTATTTCAATACAGTGATAACTACATTGAAAGAAACGGGACATGTGGGTAATTCTGTTTGTTATAGTCGCACCCTGCATATGCTTGAATTGTTTGATAATAAGTTTGATAAGAAAGTATTTTCTGAGATTGACATTAAATATGTAAAGGCTTTCGATGTGTTTCTTCAGAAACGGGAATGTAAGGGAAATACCCGGAAATTTTATTTCAAAGCTCTGCGTGCAATCTTAAACAAGGCTATTCAAGATAAAGAAGCGTCGGAAAGCACTTATCCTTTTGGAAAAGGAGGTTTCAATGTGGCTGCTTTGGAAGAAGAAACAGCAAAGCGGTATTTGCCACATGAGGATATGGATAAATTGAAACACACGGTAGTTGAAAGTCCTGCCCAGGAACTGGCCAGACGTCTGTTCCTTTTTTCCTATTATTGCTATGGCATATCGTTTATAGATGCAGCATTGCTGACTAAGAAGAATATTGTCCGTTATAATGGTGGAAATTATATTGTCTATAAGCGGAATAAAACAAAAGAAGCCAAGAAAGTCAAACCTATCCAGATTAAGATAACTCCTGAAATTCAGGAATTGATGGATTGGTTTGCTGCTCATACTATATTAGTGGAAGATTATTTGTTGCCGATTGTTTCCATTGCCGGGTACAAGGGGGAACGACTATATAATCATATTCGTAGCCGTTTTGGACGTAATAACAAGAATTTGGCTAACTTAGCGCAGACTTTGGGGATTACGGACATGAAGCTGACCAGCTATGTGAGTCGTCATACAATGGCTATGACTTTACAGGACAATCAAGTACCACGTGAAGTTATCTCACAGATATTAGGTCACAGTGATTTGGCAACGACCAATACTTATTTGGATAGTTTTGCCAGTAGTGTAATAGACGAAGCGGTAAAAGTATTATAA
- a CDS encoding site-specific integrase, which translates to MDATISVICYKSKTLANGEHPLMLRIAQNGKSTYKSLKISVAAKHWDFERNVPKPNNPNKDLIQKIILKTKLDYQQKILEKKANSEEFTASSLINEQKEEIKAKTVEEFYLSLIEDLKQKGRIGNSYAYLNSYNTLRNFNKGKKLNYTFSHIDVSFCKKFEDWMRSKGNKDTTLSYQFRTLRATYNKAIEAKVVAREKNPFIEYKLSHFNTKTIKRALSKNDILKLINANCNGQSKLRQLTHDLFSFSYLCGGISFVDIANLTRQNIVEDRLIYQRQKTHGNINLLLSKEASTIIAKYSTYQQEAEYLFPILHCKRHITPMQKSNRVHKICHQVNTELRAFAKELGITAEVTTYVARHSFATILKKSGVNIGIISQALGHQDIKTTQIYLSKFDNEQVDDAMKNLL; encoded by the coding sequence ATGGACGCTACAATTTCAGTGATTTGCTACAAAAGTAAAACCTTAGCAAATGGAGAACACCCTTTAATGTTAAGAATTGCACAGAATGGGAAAAGCACCTACAAAAGTCTTAAAATATCTGTTGCAGCAAAACATTGGGACTTTGAACGAAATGTACCCAAACCTAACAATCCAAACAAGGACTTAATTCAAAAGATTATACTTAAAACAAAATTAGATTATCAGCAAAAAATCTTAGAAAAGAAAGCCAATAGCGAAGAGTTTACCGCTTCTTCATTAATAAATGAACAGAAAGAAGAAATCAAAGCCAAAACAGTTGAAGAATTCTATCTGTCATTAATCGAAGATTTAAAACAGAAAGGTAGAATTGGTAATAGCTATGCTTACCTAAACTCATATAATACTTTACGCAATTTCAATAAAGGTAAAAAGCTGAATTATACTTTCAGCCATATAGACGTTTCTTTCTGCAAAAAATTTGAGGACTGGATGCGAAGTAAAGGGAACAAAGACACAACTCTCAGTTATCAGTTCCGTACTTTACGAGCTACCTATAATAAAGCAATAGAAGCAAAGGTAGTGGCACGTGAAAAGAATCCGTTTATTGAGTACAAGCTAAGCCACTTCAATACCAAAACTATTAAAAGAGCCTTGTCCAAGAATGATATTCTGAAACTTATAAACGCAAATTGTAATGGGCAAAGTAAACTTAGACAACTTACTCACGATTTGTTTTCATTCTCATATTTATGCGGAGGAATCTCGTTTGTGGATATTGCTAACTTAACACGTCAAAACATTGTTGAGGACAGATTGATTTACCAAAGACAAAAAACACATGGCAATATCAATCTCCTATTATCAAAAGAAGCCTCAACAATAATCGCAAAATATTCTACTTATCAACAGGAGGCAGAATATCTATTTCCTATTCTACATTGCAAACGCCATATAACACCCATGCAGAAAAGTAACAGAGTACATAAAATCTGCCATCAAGTAAATACTGAATTGAGAGCCTTTGCTAAAGAATTAGGGATAACGGCAGAAGTAACCACATACGTTGCTCGCCATTCATTCGCTACCATATTAAAGAAATCTGGAGTAAACATTGGAATCATATCACAAGCATTAGGACATCAAGATATAAAAACTACCCAGATATATCTAAGCAAATTTGATAACGAACAAGTGGACGATGCAATGAAGAATCTACTATAA
- a CDS encoding MarR family transcriptional regulator has translation MESYITLTKDIHKIKGNNKLETILAIAGIKSTGNYKTNITETTREYITEKTGISFRTVKSIVPRLMENADFIFDKIETRIKSPNRYYFKKDKENYFFVLNSFFNETTDTKIKGLLLLIKSVCKQETNKYISEKSYKGALNHSELASKLGIDVKTLDKYLEKAIKEGQIKMIPKGLLILNKSIIPDFKGTDLLSRLYHIIYGWCLDNDIIPPDRNDKITQSANGQTKRNNPVLNAILCKTANLSDDEIRSLLTKRIVSKDITLEYIAKALNATIQKTETKPLNIVIA, from the coding sequence ATGGAATCATATATAACACTGACAAAAGACATTCATAAAATCAAGGGGAACAACAAGCTGGAAACAATACTGGCTATAGCTGGCATAAAATCCACTGGAAATTATAAAACTAATATTACTGAAACCACAAGGGAATACATTACCGAAAAAACTGGAATTTCGTTCCGTACAGTAAAATCAATTGTTCCCAGACTGATGGAAAATGCAGATTTCATATTTGACAAGATAGAAACCAGAATCAAATCCCCGAACAGATACTATTTTAAAAAAGACAAAGAGAATTACTTCTTCGTCTTAAACAGCTTTTTCAATGAAACTACAGATACCAAAATTAAAGGATTGCTACTACTTATAAAGTCCGTATGCAAACAGGAAACGAACAAATATATAAGTGAGAAATCTTATAAAGGAGCGCTTAACCATTCTGAACTTGCCAGCAAATTAGGAATAGATGTCAAGACGCTAGATAAATATCTGGAGAAAGCAATTAAAGAGGGACAGATAAAAATGATACCTAAAGGACTTCTGATTCTCAACAAATCCATAATTCCAGACTTTAAAGGTACTGACCTGTTAAGCAGACTGTACCATATTATATATGGTTGGTGTCTGGATAATGACATTATCCCACCGGACAGAAACGATAAGATTACCCAGTCTGCAAACGGACAAACAAAGAGAAACAATCCTGTGTTGAATGCCATCCTGTGCAAGACAGCCAATCTGTCCGATGATGAAATCCGCAGTCTGCTAACTAAAAGAATAGTTTCCAAAGATATTACTCTGGAATACATAGCTAAAGCATTAAATGCAACTATACAAAAGACTGAAACCAAGCCATTAAATATAGTAATAGCATAA